A window of Procambarus clarkii isolate CNS0578487 chromosome 9, FALCON_Pclarkii_2.0, whole genome shotgun sequence contains these coding sequences:
- the LOC138362880 gene encoding nematocyst expressed protein 3-like: MGSALGASSAASQGPVSTTGHCTCMDPPCLASFFSTSLRPRLAPELSPSRSVGATTPYCGEPSAGERTGGKSYVQPLSTADTWTSATTWTSATTSDVEREAPGTATSSPEAPPAPKSSTSAEAVEERLCTGRTSSLPEADPELRASQTVRTDARHSTAAASTTWGTGPHTTGCSAAPPAPSTAVTPGEGSGPVAAAGDEEDVDDSQRPSGRPSGATGTATGATGTPGGGDNNHQGHVG, encoded by the coding sequence atgggcagcgcacttggagcctcctcggctgcctcacagggccccgtgTCAACCACCGGACATTGCACCTGCATGGACCCCCCATGCTTAgcatccttcttcagtaccagcttgaggcctcggctcgcaccagaactctcaccatccaggtctgtaggagcgaccaccccctactgcggagaaccttctgcaggagaaagaacaggaggtaaatcatacgTACAACCattgtcaacagcagacacatggacgtcagcaaccacatggacgtcagcaaccaccagcgacgtagaacgcgaagcacccggaaccgccacatcatcgcccgaagctccacctgcgcCGAAGTCCTCCACATCAGCCGAAGCAGTTGAAGAACGCTTGTGCaccggccgcacatcctcactgccggaagcggacccagaacTACGGGCCTCCCAAACCgtgcgaaccgacgcccgtcacagtacggcagcagcctcaaccacatggggaaccgggccgcacactacaggatgctccgcagcacccccagcacccagcacagctgtaacacctggcgagggctCAGGGCCAGtcgcagcagcaggagacgaggaagatgtagacgactcgcagagaccatctggaagaccctcgggagcaactggcacagcgacaggagccaccggaacacCCGGAGGGGGGGACAACAACCACCAAGGGCAcgtcgggtga